Proteins co-encoded in one Streptosporangiales bacterium genomic window:
- a CDS encoding SDR family NAD(P)-dependent oxidoreductase gives MPPASVVLVSGGSRGLGLAIVRDLLEQGAAVGVFARTVTSELEVLAKEWPGQLLTGSVDVTDPDAVAGFVRAVEDAYGPVDGLVNNAAVGQDSLHVHTAPDAVERIVATNLTAPLLLTRQVVRRLLAKGGRGRVVNVTSICAQRGFPGLVTYSATKGGLEAATRALARELRGRMLVNCVAPGFFASEMSAVLGQTQLDQIVRRTPTGHLTEPAEVVPLVRMLLFEHTNVHGQVLTTDGGAGS, from the coding sequence GTGCCGCCGGCGTCGGTGGTGCTGGTGTCGGGCGGGTCCCGTGGGCTGGGCCTGGCCATCGTCCGTGACCTGCTGGAGCAGGGTGCCGCGGTCGGGGTGTTCGCCCGTACGGTCACCAGCGAGCTCGAGGTGCTGGCGAAGGAGTGGCCGGGGCAGCTGCTCACCGGCTCCGTCGACGTCACCGACCCGGACGCGGTCGCCGGGTTCGTGCGTGCCGTGGAGGACGCGTACGGCCCGGTCGACGGCCTGGTCAACAACGCCGCCGTCGGCCAGGACTCGCTGCACGTACACACCGCGCCGGACGCGGTGGAGCGCATCGTGGCGACCAACCTGACCGCGCCGCTGCTGCTCACCAGGCAGGTCGTCCGCCGGCTGCTGGCGAAGGGCGGCCGCGGCCGGGTGGTGAACGTGACGTCGATCTGCGCGCAGCGCGGCTTCCCCGGACTGGTGACGTACTCGGCGACCAAGGGCGGCCTGGAGGCGGCCACCAGGGCGCTCGCGCGCGAGCTGCGCGGGCGGATGCTGGTGAACTGCGTGGCGCCTGGCTTCTTCGCGTCCGAGATGTCCGCCGTGCTCGGGCAGACGCAGCTCGACCAGATCGTCCGCCGTACCCCCACCGGCCACCTCACCGAGCCGGCCGAGGTCGTGCCGCTGGTGCGGATGCTGCTGTTCGAGCACACGAACGTGCACGGCCAGGTGCTCACCACCGACGGCGGGGCCGGCAGCTGA
- a CDS encoding AMP-binding protein, with translation MELRGDANRIVVDGEAANTWADLGGGAALPDPVAVLTDDPRAAFAAVRGHAAGGGELLLVAASRADDEMRAELRAAGFHLADGHTVQSPTQPRPAEPDRVWILTSGSTGRPKRVGHTLASLATVGTEQPARTWLCPYSPGTYAWWQLAMLSLTQPGQHLVAVSADRLVDWPEIAVKDGVTAVSGTPTFWRQTLFRSGAELAALPLEQVTLGGEPVDQAILDRLRETFPRARVSWIYASSEVGAAIVVHDGRAGFPRRWLNRAAPGRPLLSVEGGELVVRSPYAGTSLDGPVHTGDRVELTADRVLIIGRRGSDEINVGGSKISAGVVRDTLQEHPSVAWARVRARRAPIVGHVVVADVVTDGTVDVATLTQWAAGRLPEYGVPRRFTVLEEIPVKETLKSDV, from the coding sequence ATGGAGCTACGGGGGGACGCGAACCGCATCGTCGTCGACGGCGAGGCGGCGAACACCTGGGCCGACCTCGGGGGCGGGGCCGCGCTGCCGGACCCGGTCGCGGTGCTCACCGACGACCCGCGAGCGGCGTTCGCCGCCGTCCGCGGGCACGCCGCCGGCGGCGGCGAGCTGTTGCTCGTCGCGGCCAGCCGGGCGGACGACGAGATGCGGGCGGAGCTGCGGGCCGCCGGCTTCCACCTCGCCGACGGCCACACGGTGCAGTCGCCGACGCAGCCGCGACCGGCGGAGCCAGACCGGGTGTGGATCCTCACCAGCGGCAGCACCGGGCGGCCGAAGCGGGTCGGGCACACGCTCGCCAGCCTCGCCACGGTCGGCACCGAGCAGCCGGCGCGCACCTGGCTGTGCCCGTACTCACCGGGTACGTACGCCTGGTGGCAGCTGGCCATGCTCAGCCTCACCCAGCCAGGCCAACACCTGGTGGCGGTGAGCGCGGACCGGTTGGTCGACTGGCCGGAGATCGCCGTGAAGGACGGGGTCACGGCGGTCTCCGGCACGCCGACCTTCTGGCGGCAGACGCTGTTCCGTAGCGGGGCAGAGCTGGCCGCACTGCCGTTGGAGCAGGTGACGCTCGGCGGCGAACCGGTCGACCAGGCGATCCTGGACCGGCTGCGCGAGACGTTCCCCCGCGCCAGGGTGAGCTGGATCTACGCGTCCAGCGAGGTCGGTGCGGCGATCGTCGTGCACGACGGCCGGGCGGGCTTCCCGCGCCGCTGGCTGAACCGGGCGGCGCCCGGGCGGCCGCTGCTCAGCGTGGAGGGCGGCGAGCTGGTGGTGCGCTCACCGTACGCGGGCACCAGCCTGGACGGTCCCGTACATACCGGCGACCGGGTCGAGCTGACCGCCGACCGGGTGCTGATCATCGGCCGGCGCGGCAGCGACGAGATCAACGTGGGCGGCTCGAAGATCTCCGCAGGCGTGGTCAGGGACACGTTGCAGGAGCACCCGTCCGTGGCGTGGGCGCGGGTGCGTGCCAGGCGGGCGCCGATCGTCGGCCACGTGGTCGTCGCCGACGTGGTGACCGACGGCACCGTCGACGTCGCCACCCTCACCCAGTGGGCGGCCGGCCGGCTGCCGGAGTACGGCGTGCCGCGCCGGTTCACCGTGCTCGAGGAGATTCCCGTGAAGGAGACCTTGAAGAGTGACGTCTGA
- a CDS encoding acyl carrier protein: MASLDRARIRDLMADVLSAKGVTLPDDESTDLASIGFRSLDFSELALRVEDEIGAELNFDAPGLRSITTTGDVLDFLQKLAA, from the coding sequence ATGGCCTCACTTGACCGTGCGCGGATCCGTGACCTGATGGCCGACGTGCTGTCGGCCAAGGGCGTTACCCTGCCCGACGACGAGTCGACCGACCTGGCGAGCATCGGCTTCCGGTCGCTGGACTTCTCCGAGCTCGCGCTGCGGGTGGAGGACGAGATCGGCGCGGAGCTGAACTTCGACGCACCGGGGCTGCGCAGCATCACCACGACGGGTGACGTGCTCGACTTCCTGCAGAAGCTGGCGGCCTGA
- a CDS encoding GNAT family N-acetyltransferase, which translates to MLRDATTADLADIRSWRNHEQVRAVSLTSHEISAEEHRNWWTVVRSDPARRTLVYEQSGVPSGVVNFFDLDPAARTCAWGFFLDLAGLDERGETLPAWLEVQREALDYAFGVLDVDVLTGEVLEHNTVVRRMNKRFGFTEGEPQMRDGDGQPVVVYPIRLHRDDRRARKESNA; encoded by the coding sequence GTGTTACGTGACGCCACGACGGCGGACCTCGCCGACATCAGGAGCTGGCGCAATCACGAGCAGGTCCGAGCGGTCAGCTTGACCTCGCACGAGATCAGCGCCGAGGAGCACCGGAACTGGTGGACGGTGGTCCGCAGTGACCCCGCCCGCCGGACGCTCGTCTACGAGCAGTCCGGCGTCCCCAGCGGTGTGGTCAACTTCTTCGACCTCGACCCGGCCGCCCGCACCTGTGCCTGGGGTTTCTTCCTCGACCTCGCCGGGCTGGACGAACGCGGCGAGACGCTGCCGGCCTGGCTCGAGGTGCAGCGCGAGGCGCTCGACTACGCCTTCGGCGTGTTGGACGTCGACGTGCTCACCGGCGAGGTGCTGGAACACAACACGGTCGTGCGGCGGATGAACAAGCGCTTCGGCTTCACCGAAGGTGAGCCACAGATGCGCGACGGCGACGGCCAGCCGGTCGTCGTGTACCCGATCCGGCTGCACCGCGACGACCGCAGGGCCCGCAAGGAGAGCAACGCATGA
- the pseI gene encoding pseudaminic acid synthase has protein sequence MTAAPVPFGKYEIGPDQPPLIIAEVSGNHNGRLDRALDIVRAVADSGAQAVKLQTYTADTITVDVDGPLFRLSSDHELWADRNLYQLYTEAHTPWEWHEPIFELATDLGLVAFSSPFDPTAVDFLERLDAPAYKVASSEIVDLPLVRRMAETGKPLVISTGMASLAEIDAAVRTARSAGNDQLVVLGCTASYPAPPEHSNLRSLRVLADAFGVHAGLSDHTPGIGAAVAAVALGAVAVEKHVTLDRGDGGVDSAFSLEPTELATLRRETETAWRALGSTDIGPVASEAEGLRFRRSLFVVADVRAGDEVTSANVRSIRPAGGLPPAAIDDVLGRTFRKDAAKGTPLGWDLL, from the coding sequence ATGACCGCTGCCCCCGTGCCGTTCGGCAAGTACGAGATCGGGCCGGACCAGCCGCCGCTGATCATCGCCGAGGTGTCGGGCAACCACAACGGCCGGCTCGACCGCGCGCTCGACATCGTGCGGGCCGTCGCCGACAGCGGCGCGCAGGCGGTGAAGCTCCAGACGTACACGGCCGACACCATCACCGTGGACGTGGACGGCCCGCTGTTCCGGCTGTCGTCCGACCACGAGCTGTGGGCGGACAGGAACCTGTACCAGCTCTACACCGAGGCGCACACGCCGTGGGAGTGGCACGAACCGATCTTCGAGCTCGCCACCGACCTCGGCCTGGTCGCGTTCTCCTCGCCGTTCGACCCCACCGCCGTGGACTTCCTGGAACGGCTGGACGCGCCCGCGTACAAGGTGGCCTCCTCGGAGATCGTCGACCTGCCGTTGGTACGGCGGATGGCGGAGACCGGCAAGCCGCTGGTCATCTCCACCGGCATGGCCAGCCTCGCGGAGATCGACGCCGCCGTACGCACCGCACGCTCGGCCGGCAACGACCAGCTCGTGGTGCTCGGGTGCACGGCCTCGTACCCGGCGCCACCCGAGCACAGCAACCTGCGCAGCCTGCGGGTGCTCGCGGACGCGTTCGGCGTGCACGCGGGACTGTCCGACCACACGCCTGGCATCGGCGCCGCGGTGGCCGCGGTCGCCCTCGGCGCCGTCGCGGTGGAGAAGCACGTGACGCTGGACCGCGGCGACGGCGGCGTGGACTCCGCGTTCTCGCTGGAACCGACCGAGCTCGCGACACTGCGGCGGGAGACGGAGACCGCGTGGCGGGCGCTCGGCAGCACGGACATCGGCCCGGTGGCGTCCGAGGCGGAGGGCCTGCGCTTCCGGCGCTCGCTGTTCGTGGTGGCGGACGTCCGCGCGGGCGACGAGGTGACGTCGGCGAACGTCCGGTCGATCCGGCCGGCCGGCGGCCTGCCGCCTGCGGCCATCGACGACGTACTCGGCCGGACGTTCCGCAAGGACGCCGCGAAGGGCACCCCACTCGGCTGGGACCTGCTGTAG
- a CDS encoding DUF2784 family protein, with product MVFRWLAVAVACVHAGYLVYLVVGGFLAWRFPKTFFVHALASGWALAIVLAGVVCPLTVLQNALRVRGGQPELPGAFLDVYVRDVVYPVEYQDQVYLAVAVVIAISWVGVAVRLYRNRRTRPT from the coding sequence ATGGTGTTCCGGTGGCTCGCGGTGGCGGTGGCCTGCGTGCACGCCGGGTACCTGGTCTACCTCGTCGTCGGCGGCTTCCTCGCCTGGCGCTTCCCGAAGACGTTCTTCGTGCACGCGCTCGCGAGCGGCTGGGCGCTCGCCATCGTGCTCGCCGGGGTCGTCTGTCCGCTGACGGTGCTGCAGAACGCCCTGCGGGTGCGTGGCGGTCAACCGGAGCTGCCCGGCGCCTTCCTCGACGTCTACGTACGCGACGTCGTGTACCCGGTGGAATACCAGGACCAGGTGTACTTGGCGGTGGCAGTGGTCATCGCGATCTCCTGGGTCGGCGTCGCCGTCCGGCTCTACCGAAACCGCCGCACCCGACCGACCTAG
- a CDS encoding LysR family transcriptional regulator: METRELRYFVAVAEELHFGRAAQRLGIAQPPLSRAIRLLERRLGATLLARTSRAVTLTEAGSVLLREGRAALDAVEAADRRTRRAALAATGQAGVVLATKAGASSELLAKLLDAYSAEPDVVTIDVHLCGIGEQEPLLRDGRADVAILHRPFDATAGFDTEELYTEGQVLVLPAGHPLTGRSHVLMDEVAELPGLPMPRWPRRDGTDPEGPGPEVRDHTQLLQLVALGRTSVILPESIRSQLRGDLVTVPVLDAPKVTTVIAWPPHSRSRAVAGLVRTATRL, encoded by the coding sequence ATGGAGACGCGGGAGCTGAGGTACTTCGTCGCGGTGGCGGAGGAGCTGCACTTCGGCAGGGCCGCGCAGCGGCTCGGGATCGCGCAGCCGCCGCTGTCGCGGGCGATCCGGCTGCTCGAGCGACGGCTCGGGGCGACGCTGCTGGCACGCACCAGCCGGGCGGTCACCCTGACCGAGGCCGGGTCGGTGCTCCTGCGGGAGGGCCGGGCGGCGCTGGACGCGGTCGAGGCCGCCGACCGCCGTACCCGCCGCGCTGCTCTTGCCGCGACCGGCCAGGCCGGCGTGGTCCTCGCCACGAAGGCCGGCGCGTCGAGCGAACTGCTGGCGAAGCTGCTCGACGCCTACTCCGCCGAACCCGATGTGGTCACCATCGACGTACACCTCTGCGGGATCGGTGAGCAGGAGCCGCTGCTGCGCGACGGGCGGGCCGACGTGGCGATACTGCACCGGCCGTTCGACGCGACGGCCGGTTTCGACACCGAGGAGCTCTACACGGAGGGGCAGGTCTTGGTCCTGCCGGCCGGGCATCCGCTCACCGGGCGGAGCCACGTGCTGATGGACGAGGTCGCCGAGCTACCCGGCCTGCCGATGCCGCGCTGGCCCCGCCGTGACGGCACGGACCCGGAAGGGCCAGGTCCCGAGGTCAGGGACCACACGCAGCTGTTGCAGCTGGTCGCGCTCGGCCGCACCTCGGTGATCCTGCCGGAGTCGATCCGCTCCCAACTGCGCGGCGACCTCGTCACGGTGCCGGTGCTGGACGCGCCGAAGGTGACGACGGTGATCGCGTGGCCACCACACAGCCGATCACGGGCGGTCGCCGGCCTCGTCCGGACTGCGACACGTCTCTAG
- a CDS encoding SDR family NAD(P)-dependent oxidoreductase → MSGQTTALVTGANKGIGYEIAAGLGALGWSIGVGARDDQRREAAVEKLRAAGADAFGVPLDVTDDASVTAAARLLADRSGRLDVLVNNAGVTGAMPQDPTTVDLATLRTALETNGIGVIRVTNAMLPLLRRSASPRIVNMSSSGGSLTRQSVPGEEPGPLSAAYSPSKSFLNAVTVQYARELRDTSILVNAGCPGFCATDLNGFRGVRTPEQGAAIAIRLATLPDDGPTGGFFEDAGVVPW, encoded by the coding sequence ATGAGCGGACAGACGACAGCGCTGGTCACCGGCGCGAACAAGGGAATCGGATACGAGATCGCCGCGGGCCTCGGCGCACTCGGCTGGAGCATCGGCGTCGGCGCCCGCGATGATCAGCGCCGCGAGGCGGCCGTGGAGAAGCTGCGCGCAGCCGGCGCCGATGCGTTCGGCGTGCCGCTCGACGTGACCGACGACGCGAGCGTGACGGCAGCCGCCAGGTTGCTCGCGGACCGCTCCGGTCGCCTCGACGTGCTCGTCAACAACGCCGGCGTGACCGGTGCCATGCCCCAAGACCCCACGACGGTGGACCTTGCGACCTTACGGACGGCCCTGGAGACGAACGGCATCGGCGTCATCCGCGTCACCAACGCGATGCTGCCGCTGCTGCGCCGTTCGGCGTCGCCGCGGATCGTGAACATGTCGAGCAGTGGCGGCTCGCTCACCCGGCAGTCGGTTCCCGGCGAGGAACCGGGACCGCTGTCCGCCGCGTACTCGCCGTCGAAGTCGTTCCTCAACGCCGTCACCGTCCAGTACGCCAGGGAACTGCGCGACACGAGCATCCTGGTCAACGCCGGCTGCCCCGGCTTCTGCGCGACCGACCTCAACGGCTTCCGCGGCGTCCGTACCCCGGAACAGGGCGCGGCGATCGCGATCCGGCTCGCGACCCTGCCCGATGACGGCCCGACGGGTGGCTTCTTCGAGGACGCCGGGGTGGTCCCGTGGTGA
- a CDS encoding LLM class flavin-dependent oxidoreductase gives MTAPSQVEYHDVLRVWREADEVPEIEHAWLFDHLLPIFGDPNGPTYEGWTLLAALAAQTRRLRLGLLVTSNRFRPPAMLAKIAATVDIVSDGRLDFGIGAGSRTDIPWARREYDAHGLPYDDAKHAVASLAQTCALVRRLWTEDEPFDFDGRHTQLTGAFCNPKPVQRPGPPVLIGGRAARTLRVAAEHADLWNMPGDDIDDATLRSKLLDRYCAEVGRDPAAITRSIYLPVDYDRPQDVRDSTGRAVDAGFRHIVLGLPAPYPTDVARWVADEIIG, from the coding sequence ATGACCGCCCCCTCCCAGGTCGAGTACCACGACGTACTGCGGGTGTGGCGTGAGGCAGACGAGGTCCCGGAGATCGAGCACGCCTGGCTGTTCGACCACCTGCTGCCGATCTTCGGCGACCCGAACGGCCCGACCTACGAGGGCTGGACGCTGCTCGCGGCGCTCGCCGCGCAGACCCGACGGCTCCGCCTCGGGCTGCTCGTGACCAGCAACCGCTTCCGGCCGCCCGCGATGCTCGCCAAGATCGCCGCAACCGTCGACATCGTCAGCGACGGACGGCTCGACTTCGGCATCGGCGCCGGCTCGCGTACCGACATCCCGTGGGCCCGACGCGAGTACGACGCCCACGGACTCCCGTATGACGACGCGAAACATGCCGTGGCGAGCCTTGCCCAAACCTGCGCCCTCGTCCGGAGGCTCTGGACGGAGGACGAACCGTTCGACTTCGACGGCCGGCACACCCAGCTCACCGGCGCGTTCTGCAACCCGAAACCCGTTCAGCGCCCCGGCCCGCCGGTACTCATCGGCGGGCGTGCCGCCAGGACCTTGCGCGTCGCCGCCGAGCACGCCGACCTATGGAACATGCCGGGCGACGACATCGACGACGCGACGCTACGCAGCAAGCTGCTGGACCGCTACTGCGCCGAAGTCGGCCGCGACCCCGCCGCGATCACCCGCTCGATCTACCTCCCGGTCGACTACGACCGTCCCCAGGACGTCCGTGACTCGACCGGCCGAGCGGTCGACGCCGGCTTCCGGCACATCGTGCTCGGACTCCCCGCGCCCTACCCCACCGACGTCGCACGCTGGGTCGCCGACGAGATCATCGGCTAG
- a CDS encoding spore coat protein, protein MVAFCCDAGPQIGVGHVMRCIALAEAVAARGLRPVFFASVADLPWAGAQLRRRGFQVVASADDPSAYLRAVLGRQPAAVVLDSYLLPAEVSEGFQAAGVPVLAIVDGELAGHRADLYVDQNLGAEDAPVDLPAGAVRLAGLRYAMLRAEIAQARPAQPGTGAEPGVPHVLAFFGGTDAFGAAPVLCRALALTGQPFTATVVAAAADRVAEVDAVPLAGGQRVTVIPPTDDLAAHVLGADLVLAASGTSLWELLCLGAAAAVVYVADNQLVGYRRTVATGAVAGLGSLRDVRSDPAAATARLAELLRSADERAALRRRGWALVDGRGTARVADALLDVLSAEHQHA, encoded by the coding sequence ATGGTCGCGTTCTGCTGCGACGCCGGCCCGCAGATCGGGGTGGGCCACGTGATGCGCTGCATCGCGCTGGCCGAGGCGGTCGCGGCGCGCGGTCTGCGTCCGGTGTTCTTCGCCTCGGTGGCTGACCTGCCGTGGGCGGGTGCGCAGCTGCGGCGGCGGGGGTTCCAGGTGGTCGCGTCCGCAGACGACCCGAGCGCGTACCTGCGTGCGGTGCTCGGTCGGCAGCCGGCCGCCGTGGTGCTCGACTCGTACCTGTTGCCGGCCGAGGTGTCCGAGGGCTTCCAGGCGGCGGGTGTGCCCGTGCTCGCGATCGTGGACGGCGAGCTGGCCGGCCACCGCGCCGACCTGTACGTCGACCAGAACCTCGGCGCGGAGGACGCGCCGGTCGACCTGCCCGCGGGCGCAGTGCGGCTGGCCGGGCTGCGGTACGCGATGCTGCGTGCCGAGATCGCGCAAGCGCGTCCCGCGCAGCCGGGCACCGGCGCCGAACCTGGCGTGCCTCATGTGCTGGCGTTCTTCGGCGGCACCGATGCGTTCGGCGCTGCGCCGGTGCTCTGCCGCGCGCTGGCGCTGACCGGGCAGCCGTTCACCGCCACCGTGGTCGCGGCCGCTGCCGACCGGGTCGCGGAGGTCGACGCGGTGCCGCTGGCCGGCGGGCAGCGGGTCACGGTGATCCCGCCGACCGACGACCTCGCCGCACACGTGCTCGGCGCGGACCTGGTGCTCGCCGCGTCCGGCACCTCGCTGTGGGAGCTGCTCTGCCTCGGCGCGGCGGCCGCGGTGGTGTACGTGGCGGACAACCAGCTCGTCGGCTACCGGCGGACGGTCGCCACCGGCGCGGTCGCCGGGCTGGGCTCGTTGCGCGACGTACGCAGCGACCCGGCGGCGGCCACCGCCCGGCTGGCCGAGCTGCTGCGTTCGGCCGACGAACGCGCAGCGCTGCGCCGCCGCGGCTGGGCCCTGGTCGACGGCCGCGGCACGGCGAGGGTTGCCGACGCCCTGCTCGACGTACTGTCCGCCGAGCATCAGCACGCCTAG
- a CDS encoding NTP transferase domain-containing protein: MNNYEGGSPTVVGVLQARMGSTRLPGKVLHPLAGRSVLGWVVRAVRVADCLDELIVATTTDSDDAPIVAECERLGVAVARGDADDVLGRFLTATENLKPDAIARFTADCPLLDPTLVAASVASWRAAPWLDYVSTAMPRCVPRGMDVEVVRGEALRELDGIAEAHHRTHVTSGIYTNPGRYQLLGLGIQPNAADLRVTLDTTDDLAMLEAMVAELGDRPAALPEVVAFLRSRPEMVELNAHVEQKVLEAG; encoded by the coding sequence ATGAACAACTACGAAGGCGGTAGCCCCACCGTCGTCGGCGTCCTACAGGCGCGCATGGGATCCACCAGACTGCCCGGCAAGGTGCTGCACCCGTTGGCAGGGCGCAGCGTGCTCGGGTGGGTGGTGCGTGCCGTACGTGTAGCCGACTGCCTCGACGAGCTGATCGTGGCCACGACCACGGACTCCGACGACGCCCCGATCGTCGCGGAGTGCGAGCGGCTCGGCGTAGCCGTCGCGCGCGGCGACGCGGACGACGTGCTCGGCAGGTTCCTGACCGCGACTGAGAACCTCAAGCCGGACGCCATCGCGCGGTTCACTGCAGACTGTCCGTTGCTCGATCCCACGCTCGTCGCCGCGTCGGTCGCCAGCTGGCGAGCCGCGCCGTGGCTCGACTACGTGAGCACTGCCATGCCGCGGTGCGTGCCGCGCGGCATGGACGTCGAGGTGGTACGCGGCGAGGCGCTGCGCGAGCTGGACGGGATCGCCGAGGCGCATCACCGTACGCACGTCACGTCCGGCATCTACACCAACCCGGGTCGGTACCAGCTGCTCGGTCTCGGTATCCAGCCGAACGCCGCTGACCTGCGCGTCACCCTGGACACGACCGACGACCTCGCCATGCTCGAGGCGATGGTGGCGGAGCTCGGCGACCGGCCGGCCGCGCTGCCAGAGGTGGTGGCGTTCCTGCGGTCGCGGCCGGAGATGGTCGAGCTCAACGCGCACGTCGAGCAGAAGGTGCTGGAAGCAGGTTGA
- the pseB gene encoding UDP-N-acetylglucosamine 4,6-dehydratase (inverting), which yields MSILNGSDILVTGGTGSFGKTFIRHVLDNYEPRRIVVISRDELKQYEARQLFEDDPRLRWFLGDIRDRDRLMRAMHGVDYVVHAAALKQVDTAEYNPFEYVRTNVTGSQNVVEAAIDSGVQKVVALSTDKASSPINLYGATKLVADKLFVSANHYAANHPTRFAVVRYGNVMASRGSVIPFFRKLGAEGKSLPITDKRMTRFWITLDQAVQFVVDSFELMAGGELYVPRIPSMKLVDLAQAIAPDAPMHEIGVRPGEKLHEEMVSPEEGRRALQLGDRYVLQPTIATWGYEPPKDGVALSDGFAYRSDTNDLWLDVDQIRDMLPEL from the coding sequence GTGTCGATACTCAATGGCTCGGACATCCTCGTCACCGGCGGGACCGGCTCCTTCGGGAAGACGTTCATCCGCCACGTGCTCGACAACTACGAGCCGCGTCGCATCGTGGTCATCTCCCGGGACGAGCTGAAGCAGTACGAGGCCCGTCAGCTCTTCGAAGACGACCCGCGGTTGCGCTGGTTCCTCGGCGACATCCGCGACCGCGACCGGCTGATGCGCGCCATGCACGGCGTCGACTACGTCGTGCACGCGGCCGCACTGAAGCAGGTCGACACGGCGGAGTACAACCCGTTCGAGTACGTACGCACGAACGTGACCGGCTCGCAGAACGTCGTCGAGGCGGCGATCGACTCGGGCGTGCAGAAGGTCGTCGCGCTGTCGACCGACAAGGCGTCGAGCCCGATCAACCTCTACGGCGCGACCAAGCTCGTGGCGGACAAGCTCTTCGTGTCGGCGAACCACTACGCCGCCAACCACCCGACCCGCTTCGCGGTCGTCAGGTACGGGAACGTGATGGCCAGCCGCGGCTCGGTGATCCCGTTCTTCCGCAAGCTCGGCGCGGAGGGCAAGTCGCTGCCGATCACCGACAAGCGGATGACCAGGTTCTGGATCACCCTCGACCAGGCGGTGCAGTTCGTCGTCGACTCGTTCGAGCTGATGGCCGGCGGCGAGCTCTACGTGCCGCGCATCCCGAGCATGAAGCTCGTCGACCTGGCCCAGGCGATCGCGCCGGACGCGCCGATGCACGAGATCGGGGTGCGGCCGGGCGAGAAGCTGCACGAGGAGATGGTGTCGCCCGAGGAGGGCAGGCGCGCGCTGCAGCTCGGTGACAGGTACGTCCTGCAGCCGACGATCGCGACCTGGGGTTACGAACCGCCGAAGGACGGCGTCGCACTGTCGGACGGCTTCGCGTACCGTTCCGACACCAACGACCTCTGGCTCGACGTGGACCAGATCCGCGACATGCTGCCCGAACTCTGA
- a CDS encoding UDP-4-amino-4,6-dideoxy-N-acetyl-beta-L-altrosamine transaminase — protein sequence MLPYGRQSVTAEDIAAVTEVLQGDWLTTGPAVRTFEEQLGAWAGGTECVTVTSGTAALHTAYAACRVGHGDEVVTTPMTFVATASCASILGATPVFADIDLATGLLDPEAAKAATSSRTRAVTAVDYAGQPADYDALRQVTDACGALLIADAAHSIGSRYRGRAVGSVADVTTFSFFPTKNLTTAEGGAVATPHADIATRARRFRTIGLVRDHGDLRYPDEGGWHQEVHEFGVNYRLPDVLCALGLAQLNRLAAFRSRRLALVERYRELLAGVDGIQLLEQRADSEATWHLFPVRVLDGRRREVYEKMRAAGIGVQVNYVPVYWHPVYADLGYRRGLCPNAEQFYAEELSLPLFPDLTQADQDRTVEALVAALG from the coding sequence ATGCTGCCGTACGGCCGCCAGTCCGTCACCGCCGAAGACATCGCCGCGGTGACGGAGGTGTTGCAGGGTGACTGGCTCACCACCGGGCCAGCCGTGCGTACGTTCGAGGAGCAGCTGGGCGCCTGGGCCGGCGGCACCGAGTGCGTGACGGTGACGTCGGGGACGGCCGCCTTGCACACGGCGTACGCCGCCTGCCGGGTCGGCCACGGCGACGAGGTCGTCACCACCCCCATGACGTTCGTCGCCACCGCGTCGTGCGCGTCGATCCTCGGCGCCACACCGGTCTTCGCCGACATCGACCTGGCCACCGGCCTGCTCGACCCGGAGGCGGCGAAGGCGGCCACCAGCTCCCGCACCCGCGCCGTCACGGCGGTCGACTACGCCGGCCAGCCCGCCGACTACGACGCGCTGCGTCAGGTCACGGACGCCTGCGGTGCGCTGCTGATCGCGGACGCGGCCCACTCCATCGGCTCGCGGTACCGCGGCCGGGCGGTCGGCTCCGTCGCCGACGTCACGACGTTCTCGTTCTTCCCCACGAAGAACCTCACCACGGCAGAGGGCGGCGCGGTGGCGACACCGCATGCGGACATCGCCACCCGTGCCAGGCGGTTCCGCACCATCGGCCTGGTGCGTGACCACGGCGACCTGCGGTACCCGGACGAGGGCGGCTGGCACCAGGAGGTGCACGAGTTCGGGGTGAACTACCGGCTCCCCGACGTGCTCTGCGCGCTCGGCCTCGCCCAGCTGAACCGGCTGGCGGCGTTCCGCAGCCGCCGGCTCGCGCTCGTAGAGCGGTACCGCGAGCTGCTCGCCGGCGTCGACGGCATCCAGCTGCTCGAGCAGCGCGCGGACTCCGAGGCCACCTGGCACCTGTTCCCCGTACGCGTGCTAGACGGCCGCAGACGCGAGGTCTACGAGAAGATGCGCGCGGCCGGCATCGGGGTGCAGGTCAACTACGTCCCCGTCTACTGGCACCCGGTGTACGCCGACCTCGGCTACCGGCGCGGCCTGTGCCCGAACGCCGAGCAGTTCTACGCCGAGGAGCTCTCGCTGCCGTTGTTCCCCGACCTCACCCAGGCCGACCAGGACCGCACCGTCGAGGCGCTCGTCGCGGCGTTGGGCTGA